A single genomic interval of Spirosoma taeanense harbors:
- the fabG gene encoding 3-oxoacyl-[acyl-carrier-protein] reductase → MDLLKGKVALITGASRGIGRAMAQKFAQEGAAVAFTYLSSVEKGQALEDELRAFGGQVKGYRSDASDHKAAEDLINQVVADFGKIDVLINNAGITKDGLLMRMTEEQWDAVINVNLKSVFNLTKAAIKPMMKAKAGSIINLTSVVGIRGNAGQANYAASKAGIIGFTKSVALELGSRNIRSNAIAPGFIETEMTGEINEKAVEEWKQQIPMKRGGQPDEVADCAVFLASDLSRYITGQVLQVDGGMLT, encoded by the coding sequence ATGGATTTACTGAAAGGAAAAGTAGCATTGATTACCGGTGCATCGCGCGGCATCGGACGGGCCATGGCTCAGAAGTTCGCCCAGGAGGGCGCAGCCGTTGCCTTCACCTATCTATCGAGCGTTGAAAAAGGGCAGGCGCTGGAAGACGAACTGCGGGCATTTGGCGGCCAGGTAAAGGGATACCGCTCAGATGCGTCGGACCATAAAGCCGCCGAAGACCTGATCAATCAGGTCGTAGCCGACTTCGGCAAGATCGATGTGTTGATCAACAACGCGGGTATTACCAAAGATGGGTTGCTGATGCGCATGACGGAAGAACAATGGGACGCCGTCATTAACGTTAATCTAAAGTCGGTCTTTAATCTCACCAAAGCGGCCATCAAACCCATGATGAAAGCCAAAGCCGGCTCAATCATCAACCTGACGTCGGTGGTCGGCATCCGGGGCAATGCGGGTCAGGCCAATTATGCGGCTTCAAAGGCAGGGATTATTGGTTTCACCAAGTCGGTGGCGCTGGAACTGGGGTCGCGTAATATTCGCTCCAATGCCATTGCACCGGGTTTTATTGAAACCGAGATGACTGGCGAAATTAATGAAAAAGCCGTTGAAGAATGGAAGCAGCAAATCCCGATGAAGCGAGGTGGTCAACCCGACGAAGTGGCTGACTGCGCTGTTTTTCTGGCTTCCGACCTTTCCCGCTACATCACCGGGCAGGTACTGCAGGTAGACGGCGGTATGCTCACTTAA
- a CDS encoding phosphatidylinositol-specific phospholipase C/glycerophosphodiester phosphodiesterase family protein encodes MLRIFLVLYLTASAALAQKIHAHNDYAQPRPFMAAYEQRADFIEADVWLQNGRLVVSHDKPQANAPTLDSLYIKPIASLFQQYKDRVSQTRDYAFSLVIDVKDSPADVIPKVLALLQENLISFNRAANPKAVQVIISGNRPKIDTYLDYPLLIQFDGRPSEVYDQETLERVALISDSFRSYSQWDGNGDIPDVDREKLKRVIKRAHNDKKPIRFWAIPDTPNAWKQLKKLGVDIINTDKVAEATAALK; translated from the coding sequence ATGCTTCGTATCTTCCTCGTCCTGTACCTGACCGCATCAGCTGCCCTTGCTCAGAAGATTCACGCCCATAACGATTACGCCCAGCCGCGGCCGTTTATGGCTGCCTATGAGCAACGGGCCGATTTTATCGAAGCCGACGTATGGCTGCAGAACGGCAGGCTCGTAGTTTCCCACGATAAACCCCAGGCCAACGCCCCAACGCTCGATTCGCTGTACATAAAACCAATCGCCAGCTTGTTTCAGCAATACAAAGACCGGGTCAGTCAGACGCGGGACTACGCATTTAGTCTGGTCATTGATGTAAAAGATTCGCCCGCCGATGTAATACCAAAAGTACTGGCACTTCTTCAGGAAAATCTGATCTCCTTCAACCGGGCGGCTAATCCAAAAGCGGTTCAGGTCATTATTAGCGGCAACCGGCCCAAGATCGATACGTATCTGGATTACCCGCTGCTGATTCAGTTTGACGGGCGACCGAGCGAGGTATATGATCAGGAAACGCTTGAGCGTGTTGCGCTGATTAGTGATAGTTTTCGCTCCTACTCCCAGTGGGACGGTAACGGTGACATTCCGGATGTTGATCGTGAAAAGCTGAAACGCGTGATCAAACGGGCCCACAACGACAAAAAACCGATCCGGTTCTGGGCCATTCCCGATACACCCAATGCCTGGAAGCAGTTGAAAAAACTAGGGGTGGACATCATCAATACGGATAAAGTCGCCGAGGCCACGGCGGCCCTGAAATAA
- a CDS encoding VWA domain-containing protein has translation MRSDVIFQSSPWWILVCLLVGAVYAFALYQPLPRLVGGATVGGFDKRTTYGLAALRFVVVSLLCFLLLNPLIRSLRTLTEKPKVVLAVDNSESVAAAGRPALNRSLAALQSIRQQLTDKGLDVAVRTLGDTVTDADLTQITFTRRTTDLSGLLSSIRSDYEGRNLTDVVLVSDGIFNQGLSPTFGQYPFAVQTVGLGDTIPKKDIQLKGVIANRIAYLGNQFPVKAELVSNGFQGRSATVVLRQNGRELGRQSVNFSGTPGGKSETFNQVTFQTTATQKGVQHYVVEVLPQPGEFSTLNNRQDVYLDVIDGKEKVLLLALTPHPDIKAIRSILERNQNYELDVRVLTGTPAEATPPVDKVYDLLILHQVPDNGGVGNALVQKYLAKNTPVLFVLGNQSSMGPFNTSNPVMQVTAQPNQSDKVTGLFNPEFKQLNLDPARLELLSKLPPMLVPYGEFRLQPGSEVVLWQQVGSVRTTKPLLALNLTSPRKTAVLAGEGLWSWRLEEYALTDKQEVVDELMQKVIQLISVKEDRRKLRVYPIRNEFVAGEKVIFETELYNDIYERVYDKPVRLEISDEKGLTRTYNYTPTEANSRFEISRLPEGAYRFRASVNVNNRAEQSSGQFVVRDLQLEALNTTADHGLLRQLSQQTGGQFYNPARVDALVRDITARPRPARLTSTEEMNEIINWRWLFFVVLALAAVEWGLRKFYGGY, from the coding sequence GTGCGGTCTGACGTAATCTTTCAATCCTCGCCCTGGTGGATTCTGGTGTGCCTGCTCGTGGGAGCGGTGTATGCATTTGCCTTATATCAACCGTTGCCTCGCCTGGTAGGTGGCGCAACCGTTGGTGGCTTCGACAAACGGACAACCTACGGACTGGCCGCCCTGCGTTTTGTGGTGGTCAGTCTGCTGTGTTTTCTGCTGCTCAATCCGCTCATCCGCAGCCTGCGGACGCTGACCGAGAAGCCGAAGGTGGTGCTGGCCGTAGATAATTCGGAGTCTGTTGCAGCCGCCGGTCGGCCCGCTCTGAATCGGTCGCTGGCAGCCCTGCAGTCCATCCGGCAGCAGCTAACAGATAAGGGACTGGACGTTGCGGTGCGAACCCTCGGCGACACGGTTACCGACGCCGACCTGACTCAGATCACGTTCACCCGGCGCACGACGGATCTGTCGGGTTTGTTGTCCAGCATCCGTTCGGATTATGAAGGCCGTAACCTGACCGACGTCGTCCTGGTGTCGGATGGTATATTCAACCAGGGCCTGTCGCCAACGTTTGGACAGTATCCATTCGCCGTGCAGACGGTTGGGCTGGGCGACACTATTCCTAAAAAAGATATTCAGCTGAAAGGCGTTATCGCCAACCGGATTGCCTATCTGGGCAACCAGTTTCCGGTAAAGGCCGAGCTAGTCAGCAACGGTTTCCAGGGCCGCAGCGCAACGGTTGTCCTGCGTCAGAATGGCCGGGAACTGGGTCGGCAGTCGGTTAATTTTTCCGGAACGCCGGGCGGAAAAAGTGAAACGTTCAACCAGGTAACCTTCCAGACCACGGCAACGCAGAAAGGTGTGCAGCATTATGTCGTTGAAGTATTACCTCAGCCGGGCGAATTCAGTACCCTGAACAACCGACAGGATGTGTACCTGGACGTAATCGACGGTAAGGAGAAAGTCTTGTTGCTGGCGCTGACGCCCCACCCGGACATTAAAGCCATCCGGAGTATCCTGGAGCGGAACCAGAACTACGAACTGGATGTCCGCGTCCTGACCGGAACACCTGCCGAAGCAACACCACCGGTCGATAAGGTCTATGACCTGCTTATTCTGCACCAGGTTCCGGACAATGGGGGCGTGGGCAATGCGCTTGTTCAGAAGTATCTGGCTAAGAACACACCGGTTCTGTTTGTGCTCGGTAATCAGTCCTCAATGGGGCCGTTCAATACGTCCAACCCGGTGATGCAGGTAACGGCCCAGCCTAATCAGAGCGACAAGGTAACGGGTCTGTTCAATCCCGAATTCAAGCAGCTCAACCTCGATCCGGCCCGGCTCGAACTGCTGTCGAAACTGCCGCCGATGCTGGTGCCTTATGGCGAGTTTCGCCTGCAGCCCGGCAGCGAAGTCGTCCTCTGGCAGCAGGTTGGTTCAGTGCGGACAACCAAGCCGTTGCTGGCGCTGAACCTGACCAGTCCGCGTAAAACGGCCGTTCTGGCGGGCGAGGGACTATGGTCGTGGCGGCTGGAAGAATACGCCCTGACCGACAAGCAAGAGGTTGTGGATGAATTGATGCAGAAAGTTATTCAGTTGATTTCGGTCAAAGAAGACCGGCGTAAACTCCGGGTTTATCCCATTCGGAATGAGTTTGTCGCGGGCGAGAAGGTGATTTTTGAAACCGAACTGTATAACGACATCTATGAACGGGTCTATGATAAGCCCGTCCGGCTCGAAATCAGCGATGAAAAGGGGCTAACCCGAACGTATAACTACACACCTACGGAAGCCAACAGCCGGTTTGAGATTAGCCGTTTACCCGAAGGTGCTTACCGGTTCCGGGCGAGTGTGAACGTAAACAATCGGGCTGAACAGTCATCCGGCCAATTTGTGGTGCGTGATCTGCAACTCGAAGCACTCAACACCACGGCCGATCATGGGTTGTTGCGCCAGTTATCCCAGCAAACCGGCGGACAGTTTTACAATCCTGCCCGCGTGGACGCCCTGGTTCGGGATATTACCGCCCGACCGCGTCCCGCCCGACTGACGAGCACTGAGGAGATGAACGAAATTATCAACTGGCGGTGGCTATTCTTCGTCGTTCTGGCTCTGGCCGCGGTAGAATGGGGGCTTCGCAAATTCTATGGAGGATATTGA
- a CDS encoding FdhF/YdeP family oxidoreductase, with protein sequence MEKTPNQDRQQPVNPAEQSASNEQPQSGDRPAQGTLPTNDHYDPAGKPDADKRAFPAPDNIAAKHTNPVLAQPPEVFTGLKLGKPATVAAGVTAVLKSMEFSWGEAGIGRGTHALLKLNQKDGFDCSSCAWPDPDGDRSIAEFCENGAKATASDADNRRADPDFFAKHSLVDLSHMTDRDLNNAGRLTHPLVLRPGATHYTPISWPDAFQLVANELNALASPDEAVFYTSGKVPNEPAFLFQLFVREFGTNNLPDCSNMCHESSGSALSPTLGLGKGSVTLNDIHEAEVILIMGQNPGTNHPRMLSALQMAKRNGAKIIAVNPLHEAGLSHFKNPQDFMNPIKAVGTLLGQGTPIADLFLQVKINGDMAVLRGIMKHLLDADAKNPGTVIDHAFIGEYTAGYEDFLETIRNTNWDDIEQMSGLSREQLSEAADLIAPKQKIITCWAMGLTQQKNGVMSIQEIVNLHLLKGAVGKPGAGTCPVRGHSNVQGDRTMGIWERPHKEFLDALQTEFGFDPPREHGLDTVETIKAMYEGKLKVFVSLGGNFLSASPDTEFVAEGMRKQNLTVFISTKLNRGHLVTGKTSLILPCLTHVDIDMQKSGHQFTSCENSMGVVSQNKGVLRPLEGEMLSEVAIISGMAIATLGQRTTADWVGFTENYDRIRDAVSRVVPGFEEFNEKIRKPGGFYLPNGPRERNFTTENGKANFTVTEMVMHDITPDQLVLMTIRSHDQFNTTIYDYNDRYRGVYNERRVIFLNPQDMADRNIVERQLVDITSHFEGQQRKLEKFIAIPYDIPKGNAAAYYPEANPLVPVASVAYVSNTPTSKFIVITVEPVLTENAQKPAFATVTAA encoded by the coding sequence ATGGAGAAGACTCCGAATCAGGACAGGCAGCAACCGGTTAACCCGGCCGAACAGTCGGCATCGAACGAACAGCCCCAAAGTGGTGACCGACCGGCTCAGGGAACCCTGCCGACCAACGATCACTACGATCCGGCGGGTAAGCCCGACGCTGATAAACGCGCCTTCCCAGCTCCCGACAATATCGCGGCCAAACACACCAATCCGGTACTGGCGCAGCCACCCGAAGTATTCACCGGCCTGAAGCTGGGGAAGCCTGCTACGGTGGCCGCGGGCGTAACGGCGGTCTTGAAATCCATGGAGTTCTCGTGGGGCGAAGCCGGTATTGGCCGGGGAACCCACGCGCTGTTGAAATTGAACCAGAAAGACGGCTTCGACTGCTCGTCCTGCGCCTGGCCCGATCCGGATGGTGACCGTTCCATAGCCGAGTTCTGCGAAAATGGCGCGAAGGCAACCGCTTCGGACGCCGACAACCGCCGGGCTGATCCCGACTTTTTCGCGAAGCACAGCCTCGTTGATCTGTCGCACATGACCGACCGCGACCTGAATAACGCCGGTCGCCTGACGCATCCGCTGGTGTTACGTCCCGGCGCGACGCACTACACGCCTATCTCGTGGCCCGATGCGTTCCAACTGGTTGCCAACGAGCTGAACGCGCTGGCCTCTCCCGACGAAGCCGTGTTTTATACGTCGGGCAAAGTACCGAACGAACCTGCCTTTCTGTTCCAGCTGTTTGTGCGCGAGTTTGGCACCAATAACCTGCCCGACTGCTCGAATATGTGCCACGAAAGCTCCGGCTCGGCACTCAGCCCGACACTGGGGCTGGGTAAAGGCTCGGTAACGCTGAACGATATCCACGAAGCAGAGGTGATTCTGATCATGGGGCAGAACCCCGGCACCAATCACCCCCGGATGTTGAGCGCTCTGCAGATGGCCAAGCGAAACGGTGCGAAAATCATTGCCGTAAACCCTCTGCACGAAGCGGGCCTGAGCCACTTCAAGAACCCGCAGGATTTTATGAACCCTATAAAAGCCGTGGGCACCTTACTGGGTCAGGGGACACCCATTGCCGACCTGTTTCTACAGGTAAAAATCAACGGCGACATGGCGGTACTGCGCGGGATTATGAAGCACCTGCTGGACGCCGACGCAAAAAATCCGGGCACGGTCATTGATCACGCCTTTATCGGGGAATATACCGCCGGTTACGAAGACTTTCTGGAAACAATCCGGAATACCAACTGGGACGACATTGAGCAGATGAGTGGTCTGTCGCGCGAACAGCTCAGCGAAGCCGCCGACCTGATTGCGCCAAAACAGAAGATCATTACGTGCTGGGCTATGGGTCTGACGCAGCAGAAAAACGGCGTCATGAGCATTCAGGAAATCGTGAATCTGCATTTGCTCAAAGGAGCCGTTGGCAAGCCCGGCGCGGGTACCTGCCCGGTACGGGGGCACTCCAACGTACAGGGCGACCGCACGATGGGTATCTGGGAGCGTCCGCACAAGGAATTTCTGGATGCGCTTCAAACCGAATTTGGCTTCGATCCGCCCCGGGAGCACGGGCTCGATACGGTCGAAACCATCAAAGCGATGTATGAGGGAAAACTAAAAGTGTTCGTCAGCCTAGGCGGCAACTTTTTGTCGGCCTCGCCCGATACGGAGTTCGTGGCCGAAGGCATGCGGAAGCAGAACCTCACGGTGTTCATCAGTACCAAACTCAACCGGGGCCATCTGGTTACGGGCAAAACCTCGCTGATTCTGCCCTGTCTGACGCATGTAGACATCGATATGCAAAAGTCGGGGCATCAGTTTACGTCCTGCGAAAACTCGATGGGTGTCGTTAGTCAGAACAAAGGCGTGCTGCGGCCGCTGGAAGGTGAGATGCTGAGCGAAGTCGCCATTATCTCCGGCATGGCCATCGCTACCCTCGGCCAGCGTACGACAGCCGACTGGGTTGGCTTTACCGAGAATTATGACCGCATCCGCGACGCCGTCAGTCGCGTAGTACCCGGCTTTGAGGAGTTCAACGAAAAAATACGGAAGCCGGGTGGCTTCTATCTGCCCAATGGCCCCCGCGAACGCAACTTCACAACTGAAAACGGCAAGGCCAACTTTACAGTTACCGAGATGGTCATGCACGATATTACCCCCGACCAACTGGTGCTGATGACCATCCGCAGCCATGATCAGTTTAATACGACGATTTATGATTACAACGACCGTTACCGGGGCGTCTACAACGAACGGCGCGTCATTTTTCTGAATCCGCAGGATATGGCGGATCGGAATATTGTCGAGCGGCAACTGGTTGACATCACGAGCCACTTTGAAGGGCAGCAGCGTAAACTGGAAAAGTTTATCGCCATTCCCTATGACATTCCGAAGGGAAATGCAGCTGCTTATTACCCGGAAGCCAACCCGCTTGTGCCGGTCGCCAGCGTTGCTTACGTGAGCAATACACCCACGTCAAAATTTATCGTCATTACGGTTGAGCCGGTGCTAACTGAAAATGCTCAGAAACCTGCTTTTGCAACCGTCACAGCAGCCTGA
- a CDS encoding GMC oxidoreductase, with translation MDIPQLKKAPSVYDVVIVGSGAGGGMAAYTLAKAGAKVALLEAGGYYDPADPKYITQLKWPWESPRRGASTEFRSGGDFDAAWGGWDIEGEPYSAKSDTEFHWFRSRMLGGRTNHWGRISMRFGPDDFRRRSLTGVGDDWPITYEDMKPYYDRVDKLIGVFGSIENLPNEPDGIFLPPPKPRLHELMLRKGAKSIGIPVIPSRLSILTKPINKERGSCFYCHQCNRGCQAYADFSASSVLCIPAVKTGNVTLINGAMAREILTDPQTGLATGVSYVDKGTLQEVTIRAKAVMLGASTCESARILLNSKSARFPNGLANSSGVVGKYLNDSTGASRSAFVPALMDRKRYNEDGVGGMHVFTPWWLDNRKLDFPRGYHIEYGGGMGMPGYGFGSGIEALNGMIPGRDGKKKPGGGYGASLKDDYRRFYGAYVSMSGRGEPVPLESNYCEIDPNAVDKYGIPVLRFHYKWSDYEVKQAKHMQDTFEEIIHSMGGIPLGSKPGPDTAHGYGLAAPGRIIHEVGTVRMGNDPQKSALNKYQQAHDVKNLFVVDAAPFVSQGDKNVTWTILAASMRTTEYLIDQVKQKNI, from the coding sequence ATGGATATTCCTCAACTCAAGAAAGCTCCGTCAGTTTATGATGTCGTGATTGTCGGCTCTGGCGCTGGGGGCGGTATGGCTGCTTATACGCTCGCCAAGGCTGGTGCAAAAGTAGCCTTGCTGGAAGCAGGCGGCTACTACGACCCCGCTGATCCTAAATACATTACCCAGCTTAAATGGCCTTGGGAGTCGCCCCGGCGCGGAGCCAGCACCGAATTCCGTTCGGGTGGTGATTTCGATGCAGCCTGGGGGGGCTGGGACATTGAAGGTGAACCCTATTCCGCTAAATCCGACACCGAATTCCATTGGTTCCGGTCGCGGATGCTCGGCGGACGCACGAACCACTGGGGCCGCATTTCGATGCGCTTCGGCCCGGACGACTTCCGGCGTCGCTCCCTGACGGGCGTCGGCGACGACTGGCCGATTACCTATGAAGACATGAAGCCCTACTACGACCGGGTCGACAAACTCATTGGTGTTTTTGGCTCAATCGAGAATCTACCCAATGAACCAGACGGTATCTTCCTGCCCCCGCCGAAGCCGCGTCTGCACGAGCTTATGCTTCGGAAGGGAGCCAAAAGCATTGGTATTCCGGTTATTCCTTCCCGCCTAAGCATTCTGACCAAGCCAATTAACAAGGAGCGTGGGTCGTGCTTTTATTGCCACCAGTGTAACCGGGGCTGCCAGGCGTACGCCGACTTCTCGGCCTCGTCAGTTCTGTGTATTCCCGCTGTTAAAACGGGCAACGTAACGCTCATCAACGGTGCTATGGCGCGCGAGATTCTGACCGACCCGCAAACCGGACTGGCAACGGGCGTCAGCTATGTCGATAAAGGTACCCTGCAGGAAGTGACCATCCGGGCTAAAGCCGTTATGCTGGGCGCAAGCACCTGCGAATCGGCCCGGATTCTGCTCAACTCCAAATCGGCCCGTTTCCCGAACGGTCTGGCTAACAGCAGTGGCGTAGTCGGCAAATACCTGAACGACTCAACGGGTGCCAGCCGCTCAGCTTTCGTACCTGCTCTGATGGATCGGAAGCGCTACAACGAAGACGGCGTTGGTGGTATGCACGTCTTTACGCCCTGGTGGCTGGATAACCGGAAACTTGATTTCCCTCGTGGGTATCATATCGAGTACGGTGGTGGCATGGGTATGCCAGGATACGGCTTTGGCAGCGGCATCGAAGCCCTGAACGGAATGATTCCCGGCCGTGACGGCAAGAAGAAACCGGGTGGTGGCTACGGCGCCAGTCTGAAAGACGATTACCGGCGGTTCTACGGCGCTTACGTCAGCATGTCGGGACGGGGCGAACCCGTACCGCTCGAAAGCAACTATTGTGAGATTGATCCAAACGCTGTCGATAAATACGGTATTCCGGTGCTGCGCTTCCATTACAAATGGTCGGACTACGAAGTAAAGCAGGCCAAACACATGCAGGATACCTTCGAGGAGATTATCCATTCGATGGGGGGCATTCCGCTCGGGTCGAAACCGGGGCCGGATACGGCGCATGGCTACGGCCTGGCCGCTCCCGGACGAATCATCCACGAGGTTGGAACGGTACGTATGGGAAATGATCCTCAGAAGTCGGCTCTGAACAAGTACCAGCAGGCCCACGACGTCAAGAACCTATTTGTGGTGGATGCCGCCCCGTTCGTTTCGCAAGGCGACAAAAACGTAACCTGGACCATTCTGGCCGCATCCATGCGGACTACGGAGTATCTGATTGATCAGGTCAAGCAAAAGAACATTTAA
- the fdhD gene encoding formate dehydrogenase accessory sulfurtransferase FdhD, translating into MQRVAPISIHKITADSDARQTVDLLAVEEPLEIRLGYGEAGDRQQRSLSVTMRTPGHDFELALGFLLTEGVIQRIEQVHTIRYCTDLGRQEAVENIVRVELKPDVTVDLHTTERNFYTTSSCGVCGKASIDAVRTSVCPVLPPAQAMVDADLVHTLPDKLHEAQAIFNHTGGLHAAALFDTMGQLLLLREDVGRHNALDKVIGAALQAGLLPLSKALLFLSGRISFELVQKALAAGVPLVAAVGAPSSLAVQMASEFGLTLLGFVRNHSFNLYTCPGRVLLPEIKSVSV; encoded by the coding sequence ATGCAGCGCGTTGCGCCAATATCTATTCATAAAATCACGGCCGATTCAGACGCCCGACAAACCGTTGATTTGCTGGCGGTAGAAGAGCCCCTGGAGATTCGGCTCGGCTACGGCGAAGCAGGCGACCGGCAGCAACGCAGCCTTTCGGTTACGATGCGGACGCCCGGCCACGATTTTGAGCTGGCGCTCGGCTTTCTGTTGACCGAAGGTGTGATTCAACGTATAGAGCAGGTTCATACCATCCGCTACTGCACCGACCTGGGGCGGCAGGAGGCTGTTGAAAATATCGTGCGCGTTGAATTAAAACCCGACGTAACGGTTGATCTGCACACAACCGAGCGTAATTTTTATACCACTTCAAGTTGTGGTGTTTGCGGGAAAGCGTCCATCGACGCGGTGCGAACGAGCGTCTGTCCGGTACTTCCCCCGGCTCAGGCTATGGTCGATGCCGACCTGGTTCATACGCTGCCGGATAAGCTGCACGAGGCTCAGGCTATTTTTAACCATACAGGCGGCCTGCACGCTGCCGCGCTCTTCGACACGATGGGCCAGTTACTGTTACTGCGCGAAGATGTGGGTCGGCACAACGCTCTCGATAAAGTCATCGGAGCGGCTTTGCAGGCTGGCCTGCTGCCTTTGTCAAAGGCCCTGCTATTTCTAAGCGGCCGAATCAGCTTTGAGCTGGTCCAGAAAGCGTTGGCCGCAGGCGTACCGTTGGTTGCGGCTGTGGGTGCCCCATCGAGCCTCGCCGTCCAGATGGCCAGCGAATTTGGCCTGACCCTGCTGGGTTTCGTGCGTAACCATTCTTTTAACCTCTACACCTGCCCCGGGCGCGTCTTGCTGCCCGAGATAAAATCGGTCTCGGTCTAA